In Natronospira bacteriovora, a single window of DNA contains:
- a CDS encoding penicillin-binding protein activator, which translates to MRAISPASLSRIAVILLLATLWACAPRPVERPVMDADEVALMADSAEIMLETGDPAAAADLFTEIARAVDEEERPEWLFRAADAWLQAGETDRARTLVRSLSAAELSREDRFRAAVLLSRADVMDNRPREALARLDVRDEGVPSVVMPDLLRVRAQARFQMDDIVHGVADYQRLADRLSGEERMAVLQTLWDRLMGLPTLPDREAVAGRPLVAGWINLARAGQESWQRPDRFDDAVAEWESLHRGHPARELMDRLLAEHRERFRYPDQVALLLPLSGRFAGPAVAVRDGFLAAHFNQPGERRPNVRVYDTAGDPEQVMTVYQQAIDEGAGMVVGPLTRPELARLARSERQVPVLGLNYLLENEDSVDGLFQFGLDPESEARQVAERVIREGHSNAIALVPESEWGYRMLDAFREALEAQGGVLLDYETYHSGQRDFSGRITRVLGLDRSAARHRSLASAVGESLEFEPRRRQDIDAIFLASQDGQASLIRPQLRFHRAIGVPVFASSHVYRPGQASDSDLDGIRFPDMPWSIAREGEARQARLRVETIWPEAFEQHGRLYALGFDAYRLVPVLNNFEHPLQPPLAAMTGVLSLSGDNRIQRQLSWAQFSRGQPIPLEPIEELREIEEPVPVHVGGQ; encoded by the coding sequence ATGCGAGCCATCTCTCCAGCCAGCCTGTCACGAATCGCCGTCATCCTGCTGCTGGCCACGCTGTGGGCCTGCGCACCCCGCCCGGTGGAACGGCCGGTCATGGATGCGGACGAAGTGGCGCTGATGGCTGACAGCGCCGAGATCATGCTGGAGACAGGCGACCCGGCCGCGGCCGCCGACCTGTTCACGGAGATTGCCCGTGCCGTGGATGAGGAGGAACGGCCGGAGTGGCTGTTCCGTGCCGCCGACGCCTGGCTGCAGGCCGGAGAAACCGATCGCGCCCGCACCCTGGTTCGCAGCCTGAGCGCAGCGGAACTGTCGCGGGAGGATCGCTTCCGGGCCGCCGTGCTGCTGTCACGTGCGGATGTCATGGACAACCGCCCGCGGGAAGCCCTTGCCCGCCTGGACGTGCGTGACGAAGGTGTCCCCTCCGTCGTGATGCCGGATCTGCTGCGGGTGCGCGCCCAGGCCCGCTTTCAGATGGATGACATCGTTCACGGTGTGGCGGATTACCAGCGCCTGGCGGACCGCCTGTCCGGAGAGGAACGCATGGCCGTCCTGCAGACACTCTGGGATCGCCTGATGGGCCTGCCCACGCTGCCGGATCGTGAAGCCGTGGCGGGCCGCCCCCTGGTGGCCGGCTGGATCAATCTGGCACGTGCCGGCCAGGAAAGCTGGCAAAGGCCGGATCGCTTCGACGACGCCGTCGCCGAATGGGAATCCCTGCACCGCGGCCATCCGGCGCGGGAACTGATGGATCGCCTGCTTGCCGAGCACCGGGAGCGCTTCCGCTACCCGGATCAGGTGGCGTTGCTGTTGCCACTGAGCGGGCGCTTTGCCGGCCCGGCGGTGGCCGTGCGCGATGGTTTTCTGGCCGCGCACTTCAACCAGCCGGGCGAGCGGCGCCCGAACGTGCGCGTGTACGACACCGCCGGTGACCCCGAACAGGTCATGACCGTCTACCAGCAGGCCATTGATGAAGGCGCCGGCATGGTGGTGGGGCCACTGACCCGCCCTGAACTGGCCCGCCTGGCAAGGAGCGAACGCCAGGTGCCGGTACTGGGCTTGAATTATCTGCTGGAGAACGAAGACAGTGTCGACGGCCTGTTCCAGTTCGGGCTTGACCCGGAGAGCGAGGCCCGCCAGGTGGCCGAGCGCGTCATTCGCGAGGGCCATTCCAACGCCATCGCCCTGGTGCCGGAATCCGAGTGGGGCTACCGCATGCTGGATGCCTTCCGCGAGGCCCTTGAGGCTCAGGGTGGCGTGTTGCTCGATTACGAGACCTATCACAGTGGCCAGCGGGACTTTTCCGGACGCATCACCCGTGTGCTGGGTCTTGACCGCAGTGCCGCCCGCCACCGCAGCCTGGCATCCGCTGTTGGCGAGAGCCTGGAGTTCGAGCCCCGCCGGCGCCAGGACATCGATGCCATTTTCCTCGCTTCCCAGGACGGTCAGGCCTCACTCATCCGTCCTCAGCTGCGCTTTCACCGTGCCATCGGGGTGCCGGTTTTCGCCAGCTCCCATGTCTATCGACCAGGCCAGGCCAGTGACAGTGATCTTGACGGCATCCGCTTCCCCGACATGCCCTGGAGCATCGCCCGGGAGGGTGAAGCCCGCCAGGCTCGCCTGCGGGTGGAAACCATCTGGCCGGAGGCCTTCGAACAGCACGGGCGGCTGTACGCCCTTGGCTTTGACGCCTACCGACTGGTGCCGGTCCTGAACAATTTCGAGCATCCCCTGCAGCCGCCGCTGGCCGCCATGACCGGGGTCCTGAGCCTGTCCGGCGACAACCGGATCCAGCGCCAGCTGAGCTGGGCCCAGTTCTCGCGTGGCCAGCCCATTCCCCTGGAACCCATCGAGGAACTGCGCGAGATCGAGGAGCCCGTCCCCGTGCATGTGGGCGGCCAGTGA
- a CDS encoding FAD-binding oxidoreductase, producing MTLSAENELPRSAIARLQQAIDPDRLLTDPADCWAYGYDNSRRHVCPQAVAFPFNTEEVAGLVHACRELGLPLVGRGRGSGTAGAAVPIRRGLVISLERMDRIIEINADDRLAIVEAGVTNGDLQRALEREGFFWPPDPTSADYCSVGGNLACNAAGPRAVKYGTPRDNILGLTAVTGTGDIIRTGVHTTKGVVGYDLTRLMVGSEGTLGIITQATLKITPKPEARRTLRAVYTSMTTAAAAVSRIMAQPVTPCMLEFIDGRAIDMIRDYASVDLPEDAGAMLMIEVDGSLEQLAYSEQAVAEAARGDGLSELRTAASEDERQGLWAARKALSPAQRKIAPKKINEDVVVPVSRMADLIAGLDQLSRQYGIIIVNFGHAGNGNIHVNLLVDPDDPKQMAVVDECLQKVFQLVLDLRGTLSGEHGIGYDKRQFVGLEIEPASLALMKQIKKQFDPDGLLNPGKLFPDVVPD from the coding sequence TTGACCCTTAGTGCCGAGAACGAACTTCCCCGCTCCGCCATCGCCCGCCTGCAACAGGCGATCGACCCCGATCGCCTGCTCACCGATCCGGCGGACTGCTGGGCCTATGGCTATGACAACAGCCGTCGACATGTCTGTCCCCAGGCGGTGGCCTTTCCCTTCAATACCGAGGAAGTCGCCGGGCTGGTGCACGCCTGTCGCGAACTGGGCCTGCCCCTGGTCGGGCGGGGTCGCGGCAGCGGGACGGCCGGTGCCGCCGTGCCGATACGGCGGGGACTTGTGATCTCACTTGAACGCATGGACCGGATCATCGAGATCAATGCGGATGATCGACTGGCCATCGTCGAGGCGGGTGTGACCAATGGTGACCTTCAGCGCGCACTGGAACGGGAAGGGTTTTTCTGGCCACCGGACCCGACCTCGGCCGACTACTGCAGTGTGGGTGGCAACCTGGCCTGCAACGCCGCCGGCCCCCGCGCCGTGAAGTACGGCACACCCCGCGACAATATCCTGGGGCTCACCGCCGTTACCGGAACGGGCGACATCATTCGCACCGGGGTGCACACCACCAAGGGCGTGGTGGGTTACGACCTGACCCGGCTGATGGTGGGCTCGGAAGGCACCCTGGGCATCATCACCCAGGCGACGCTGAAGATCACACCGAAGCCGGAAGCCCGACGAACTCTGCGCGCTGTCTACACCAGCATGACCACGGCAGCGGCAGCCGTGTCACGAATCATGGCCCAGCCGGTCACGCCGTGCATGCTGGAGTTCATCGACGGGCGGGCCATCGACATGATCCGTGACTACGCCAGCGTGGATCTGCCGGAAGATGCCGGCGCCATGCTCATGATTGAAGTGGATGGAAGCCTGGAGCAGCTGGCGTATTCCGAACAGGCAGTTGCCGAGGCCGCGCGGGGTGACGGCCTGAGCGAACTGCGTACTGCTGCCAGCGAGGACGAACGTCAGGGGCTTTGGGCCGCCCGCAAGGCCCTTTCCCCCGCCCAGCGCAAGATCGCCCCGAAGAAGATCAATGAAGACGTGGTGGTGCCCGTCTCACGCATGGCCGATCTGATTGCCGGCCTCGATCAGCTGTCCCGGCAGTATGGCATCATCATCGTCAACTTCGGCCATGCCGGTAACGGCAACATTCATGTCAATCTGCTGGTGGATCCGGACGATCCGAAGCAAATGGCAGTGGTGGATGAGTGCCTGCAAAAGGTCTTTCAACTGGTTCTCGACCTGCGCGGTACCCTGTCTGGTGAACACGGCATCGGTTATGACAAGCGCCAGTTTGTTGGCCTGGAGATTGAACCCGCGTCCCTGGCCCTGATGAAACAGATCAAGAAACAGTTCGACCCGGATGGCTTGCTGAACCCGGGCAAGCTGTTCCCGGATGTGGTGCCGGATTGA
- a CDS encoding YraN family protein, whose amino-acid sequence MSRSRGQGAESRAEAWLSRRGLRPLKRNVHLAGGELDLVMQDGDCVVFVEVRHRSQEDYGDALESISPSKRRHLIRAAEAFMAGLEEEQDGRFDVVAINGSLEDGEVEWVADAFGLDD is encoded by the coding sequence GTGAGCCGAAGCCGGGGCCAGGGCGCCGAGAGCCGCGCCGAAGCCTGGCTCAGCCGGCGCGGCCTGCGCCCCCTGAAGCGCAATGTTCACCTGGCCGGCGGGGAGCTGGATCTGGTCATGCAGGATGGTGACTGCGTGGTCTTCGTGGAAGTCCGGCATCGCAGTCAGGAAGACTACGGCGATGCCCTGGAGTCCATCAGCCCGAGCAAGCGACGCCATCTCATTCGCGCCGCCGAGGCCTTCATGGCCGGACTGGAGGAAGAACAGGACGGACGTTTTGACGTCGTCGCCATCAATGGCAGCCTTGAGGATGGCGAAGTGGAATGGGTGGCCGATGCCTTCGGCCTTGATGACTGA
- a CDS encoding cytochrome b, with the protein MQNKSNTGGGTVGDWINDRLPYREFVESQLTGYYAPKNFNFWYFFGSLALLVLVIQIVTGIFLTMSYKPSADGAFASVEYIMRDVEWGWLLRYMHSTGASMFFVVVYLHMFRGLMYGSYKKPRELLWIFGVLIYIVLMAEAFMGYLLPWGQMSYWGAQVIISLFGVLPYVGEPLATWIRGDYLISDVTLNRFFALHVIALPLVLIGLVFFHLVALRQTGSNNPDGIEIKQNLGSDGKPVDGIPFHPYYTVKDIFAVGVFLFLFALIVFYAPTFLDLFLKPANFVPADPLQTPDYVPPVWYFTPFYAILRAIPDQLGGVIAMGLAIVVLFFLPWIDRHPVKSVRYRSTLYKTLLMAFAGGFVVLGYLGLQPATPLYSELSLRFTQFYFLFFGISWVYSFDRSRNYYYGAFGIVAAIMILMDLLRDTGGMSLIALAMMLLVSAVFLLLPPHTRLNESKPVPERVTS; encoded by the coding sequence ATGCAGAACAAGAGCAACACGGGTGGCGGTACTGTCGGTGACTGGATCAACGACCGCCTGCCTTACCGGGAATTCGTTGAAAGTCAGCTGACCGGCTACTACGCACCGAAGAACTTCAACTTCTGGTACTTTTTCGGCTCCCTGGCTCTGCTGGTGCTGGTCATTCAGATCGTCACCGGCATCTTCCTGACCATGAGCTACAAGCCCTCCGCGGACGGCGCCTTCGCCTCCGTGGAATACATCATGCGTGATGTGGAATGGGGCTGGCTGCTTCGCTACATGCACTCCACCGGGGCCTCCATGTTCTTCGTGGTGGTCTATCTGCACATGTTCCGTGGCCTCATGTATGGCTCCTACAAGAAGCCCCGTGAGCTGCTGTGGATTTTCGGTGTGCTGATCTACATCGTGCTGATGGCCGAAGCCTTCATGGGCTATCTGCTGCCCTGGGGCCAGATGTCCTACTGGGGCGCCCAGGTGATCATCTCCCTGTTCGGCGTGCTGCCCTATGTGGGTGAGCCCCTGGCGACCTGGATTCGCGGTGACTACCTGATTTCCGACGTCACCCTGAACCGCTTCTTCGCTCTGCACGTGATTGCCCTGCCACTGGTGCTGATCGGTCTGGTGTTCTTCCACCTGGTGGCTCTGCGTCAGACCGGCTCCAACAATCCGGATGGCATTGAGATCAAGCAGAACCTGGGTTCGGACGGCAAACCGGTGGATGGCATTCCCTTCCATCCCTACTACACCGTCAAGGACATCTTCGCGGTGGGCGTCTTCCTGTTCCTGTTCGCCCTGATCGTGTTTTATGCGCCGACCTTCCTGGATCTCTTCCTGAAGCCGGCCAACTTCGTGCCCGCGGATCCGCTGCAGACGCCGGACTACGTGCCGCCGGTGTGGTACTTCACACCCTTCTACGCCATCCTGCGTGCCATTCCGGACCAGTTGGGCGGTGTGATTGCCATGGGTCTGGCCATTGTGGTGCTGTTCTTCCTGCCCTGGATTGACCGTCACCCGGTCAAGTCCGTGCGTTATCGCAGCACCCTCTACAAGACCCTGCTGATGGCCTTTGCCGGCGGCTTCGTCGTGCTGGGCTATCTGGGTCTGCAGCCGGCCACCCCGCTGTACTCCGAGCTGTCCCTGCGTTTCACCCAGTTCTACTTCCTGTTCTTCGGGATCTCCTGGGTGTATTCCTTTGATCGCAGCCGGAATTACTACTACGGGGCCTTCGGGATCGTGGCGGCAATCATGATTCTCATGGATCTGCTGCGTGATACCGGTGGCATGAGCCTGATTGCGCTTGCCATGATGCTGCTGGTCAGCGCCGTCTTCCTGCTGCTGCCGCCGCATACCCGACTGAATGAATCCAAGCCGGTGCCGGAAAGGGTGACCTCATGA
- a CDS encoding phosphoheptose isomerase encodes MDMQARIRLNFEQSIRTKQDALDALIEPIARAAGTMVEALLSNHKIMSCGNGGSAGDAQHFSSEMLNRFEMERPGLPAVALTTDSSTLTSIANDYAYEEIFSKQVRALGQSGDLLLAISTSGNSDNLIRAIEAAHERDVTVIALTGRDGGRMADALKGRDIEIRVPGASTARIQEVHLLCIHCLCDLVDRRLLGVED; translated from the coding sequence ATGGATATGCAGGCACGCATCCGCCTCAACTTCGAACAGAGCATTCGCACCAAGCAGGACGCCCTGGACGCCTTGATTGAACCCATTGCCCGGGCCGCGGGTACCATGGTGGAAGCCCTGCTCAGCAATCACAAGATCATGAGTTGCGGCAACGGCGGTTCAGCCGGCGACGCCCAGCACTTCTCGTCGGAGATGCTCAACCGCTTCGAGATGGAACGCCCCGGCCTGCCCGCCGTGGCGCTGACCACCGACAGCTCCACCCTGACCTCCATCGCCAACGACTATGCCTATGAGGAGATCTTCTCCAAGCAGGTTCGGGCGCTGGGCCAGTCCGGGGATCTGCTGCTGGCCATCTCCACCAGCGGAAACTCGGACAACCTGATCCGGGCCATCGAAGCCGCCCATGAACGAGACGTCACCGTCATCGCACTCACCGGTCGTGATGGCGGCCGCATGGCCGATGCCCTCAAGGGCCGGGACATCGAAATCCGCGTCCCGGGCGCCTCCACCGCCCGCATCCAGGAAGTGCACCTGCTGTGCATCCACTGCCTGTGCGACCTGGTGGACCGACGGTTGCTGGGTGTCGAAGACTAG
- a CDS encoding trypsin-like peptidase domain-containing protein, protein MEPYRKMPNPPGWLSTWMDFLAKSVVVGLAAAFVVVYFRPELLTQRQAVDSYAAAVERSTPSVVNVHTARRVEDSPSTMLSEPFWQRFFGDAPGLHRERIESSLGSGVIVSPEGHILTSNHVIEGADEIRVALHDGRVSSAEIVGTDPETDLALLKIDASNLPVIAFGRSERLRVGDVTLAIGNPVGLGQSVSQGIVSATGRSQLGITLFENFIQTDAAINIGNSGGALVDSRGRLIGINTAMLSGENGGGGIGFAIPVNLARGVMEQIIEHGRVIRGYLGIAPQTLSPELAESFGLEAPAGVVVTNVQRASPADQAGIRPGDIVTHINGRPILDDYDALNKVASLQPGELAEVRLIRDEQTLTVHALIAERGIPGRN, encoded by the coding sequence ATGGAGCCCTACCGCAAGATGCCCAACCCGCCCGGATGGTTGTCAACCTGGATGGATTTCCTGGCCAAATCGGTGGTGGTCGGCCTGGCAGCCGCCTTTGTCGTGGTGTATTTCCGCCCGGAACTGCTGACCCAGCGGCAGGCCGTGGACAGCTATGCGGCCGCTGTGGAGCGCTCCACACCCTCGGTGGTGAACGTGCATACCGCCCGGCGCGTCGAGGACTCCCCCTCCACCATGCTTTCCGAACCCTTCTGGCAGCGATTCTTCGGAGATGCACCGGGGCTGCATCGGGAGCGGATCGAGAGCAGCCTCGGCTCCGGAGTAATCGTGTCCCCGGAAGGTCACATTCTGACCAGCAATCATGTCATTGAGGGTGCCGACGAGATCCGTGTCGCCCTGCATGATGGCCGGGTCAGCAGCGCGGAGATTGTCGGCACGGACCCCGAGACTGATCTGGCCCTGCTGAAGATCGACGCCAGCAACCTGCCCGTGATTGCCTTTGGCCGTTCGGAGCGCCTGCGAGTGGGGGATGTCACCCTGGCCATCGGCAACCCGGTCGGACTCGGACAGTCGGTCAGTCAGGGCATTGTCAGTGCCACCGGGCGCAGTCAGCTGGGTATCACGCTGTTCGAGAACTTCATCCAGACCGATGCGGCCATCAACATCGGCAACTCCGGCGGAGCCCTGGTGGACTCCCGGGGACGGCTGATCGGCATCAACACAGCCATGCTGTCCGGTGAGAACGGGGGCGGCGGCATCGGTTTTGCCATCCCCGTCAATCTCGCCCGCGGCGTGATGGAACAGATCATTGAGCACGGACGGGTGATCCGCGGCTATCTGGGCATTGCTCCGCAGACGCTCAGCCCGGAGCTGGCCGAGTCCTTTGGTCTGGAAGCCCCGGCGGGTGTGGTGGTGACCAATGTCCAGCGGGCAAGCCCGGCCGATCAGGCCGGCATCCGCCCGGGGGATATCGTCACCCACATCAACGGCCGCCCCATCCTTGACGATTACGACGCCCTCAACAAGGTGGCCAGCCTGCAGCCGGGGGAACTGGCGGAAGTTCGCCTGATTCGCGATGAACAGACACTGACCGTCCATGCGCTGATCGCCGAACGGGGCATCCCGGGAAGGAACTGA
- a CDS encoding ClpXP protease specificity-enhancing factor, with protein sequence MISRRPYLIRAMHEWMVDNGETPHLLVDAEYDGVEVPTEHVQNGKIILNISPSAVQALSLANEGILFNARFGGQPRQVSLPIGAVLAIYSRESGQGMLFSDDDDPPPPEGGDKPSPDSSDSSGSKAKRPNLRVIK encoded by the coding sequence ATGATCTCCCGCCGTCCCTATCTCATCCGCGCCATGCACGAATGGATGGTGGACAATGGTGAAACGCCCCATCTTCTGGTGGATGCCGAGTACGACGGTGTCGAGGTGCCGACCGAACACGTCCAGAACGGCAAGATCATCCTGAACATCAGCCCGTCGGCGGTTCAGGCCCTCTCCCTGGCCAATGAAGGTATCCTCTTCAATGCCCGCTTTGGCGGCCAGCCACGCCAGGTCTCTCTTCCCATTGGCGCCGTACTGGCCATCTACTCCCGGGAATCCGGCCAGGGCATGCTCTTCAGTGACGATGACGACCCACCGCCGCCTGAAGGTGGCGACAAGCCCTCCCCCGACAGCAGCGACTCCTCCGGCAGCAAGGCCAAGCGCCCCAACCTGCGTGTTATCAAGTAA
- a CDS encoding cytochrome c1 has translation MMRTIKKLSLSAIVLVVAASAGAVIADDSDVREWRPSSAGNDVTNLSSLQRGAKYYMNYCLGCHSLEFKRYQRIADDLQLPDDVALENIVFTGEELADMVKIAMPEDDASEWFGMAAPDLTLVARSRGPDWIYNFLHSFYVDEGTVAGTNNRMLGNAAMPHVLWSLQGLQEAVYKESDNGSETFVGFRTVREGRLSHSEYDRVVRDIVNFLDYAGEPIQTQRRQMGFWVLAFIGVFILLAYLLKKEYWRDVK, from the coding sequence ATGATGAGAACAATCAAGAAACTGTCTCTCAGCGCAATTGTCCTGGTCGTGGCCGCCTCGGCGGGCGCCGTGATCGCGGACGACAGTGATGTCCGTGAATGGCGGCCCTCATCGGCCGGCAATGACGTGACCAATCTGTCGTCACTGCAACGCGGCGCCAAGTACTACATGAATTACTGCCTTGGCTGCCACTCCCTGGAGTTCAAGCGTTACCAGCGCATTGCCGATGACCTTCAGCTGCCCGATGACGTGGCGCTGGAGAACATCGTCTTCACGGGCGAAGAGCTGGCCGACATGGTCAAGATTGCCATGCCGGAAGATGATGCCTCGGAGTGGTTCGGCATGGCCGCACCCGACCTGACGCTGGTGGCCCGGAGTCGCGGGCCGGACTGGATCTACAACTTCCTTCACAGCTTCTACGTGGATGAAGGCACCGTGGCCGGTACCAATAACCGGATGCTGGGGAACGCCGCCATGCCGCACGTCCTCTGGTCCCTGCAGGGCCTGCAAGAAGCCGTGTACAAGGAAAGTGACAACGGAAGCGAAACCTTCGTGGGTTTCAGAACCGTTCGCGAGGGACGTCTGTCCCATAGCGAATACGATCGTGTGGTCCGGGATATCGTGAACTTCCTGGATTACGCCGGGGAGCCGATTCAGACGCAGCGTCGCCAGATGGGTTTCTGGGTGCTGGCCTTCATCGGCGTCTTTATCCTGTTGGCCTATCTGCTCAAGAAAGAGTACTGGCGCGACGTCAAATAA
- a CDS encoding DUF1295 domain-containing protein produces the protein MKQKYFIDSHKGATAIAVIAMMAWHGAWDQTAAWVYLALHGSYGVFWVLKSRIFGDKSWEAATGLGYGLVIWGGLSLYWIGPWLLMSRGVEPHPGILALCIALYCSGVFLHFASDMQKHMHLAHRPGVLLSDGLWSRSRNPNYLGELLIYASFVILPLHWAPPLVLLAFMSIIWIPNMRRKDRSLARYPEFQTWKARSGLLFPKILK, from the coding sequence ATGAAACAGAAATACTTCATCGACAGCCACAAGGGCGCCACCGCCATTGCGGTGATTGCCATGATGGCCTGGCACGGGGCCTGGGATCAGACGGCGGCCTGGGTCTATCTGGCTCTGCATGGCAGCTATGGAGTTTTCTGGGTGCTCAAGAGCCGTATCTTCGGGGACAAGAGCTGGGAGGCAGCCACGGGGCTTGGCTACGGTCTGGTGATCTGGGGTGGCCTGAGTCTGTACTGGATCGGACCCTGGCTTCTGATGAGCCGCGGAGTGGAACCTCATCCGGGGATTCTTGCCCTGTGCATTGCCCTGTACTGCTCGGGCGTCTTCCTGCACTTCGCCTCGGACATGCAGAAACACATGCATCTGGCCCATCGTCCGGGTGTTCTCCTGAGCGATGGGCTGTGGTCACGCAGCCGCAACCCCAATTACCTGGGCGAACTGCTGATCTACGCCAGCTTCGTCATCCTGCCCCTGCACTGGGCACCACCCCTGGTGCTGCTGGCCTTCATGAGCATCATCTGGATCCCCAACATGCGCCGCAAGGACCGCTCCCTCGCCCGCTACCCCGAATTCCAGACCTGGAAAGCCCGCAGCGGCCTGCTGTTTCCGAAGATCCTGAAATGA
- a CDS encoding glutathione S-transferase N-terminal domain-containing protein: MAVVANRRSVMTLFSYPDSIESHRIRFVLSEKGINHESVLVENGQIPEDLIDLNPYQTVPTLADRDLVLHGPMVIMEYLDERFPHPPLMPVDPVGRARVRLMVYQIEQDWYRLADVIENGTPKKVENARKELTDSVVAADPMFATEALVEGEFSLADCTVAPLLWRLDRLGIKLPPRAKKVRAYCDRLFDRASFKASLTSVERERG; this comes from the coding sequence ATGGCCGTGGTTGCCAACCGTCGTTCGGTGATGACGCTGTTCTCGTACCCGGACTCCATTGAGAGTCACCGGATTCGATTCGTGCTGTCCGAGAAGGGCATCAACCACGAATCCGTGCTGGTGGAGAATGGGCAGATTCCGGAAGACCTGATTGATCTCAATCCCTACCAGACGGTGCCCACCCTGGCGGACAGGGACCTGGTATTGCATGGCCCCATGGTCATCATGGAGTACCTGGATGAGCGCTTTCCCCACCCGCCTCTGATGCCGGTGGATCCGGTTGGACGGGCCAGGGTTCGCCTGATGGTCTATCAGATCGAGCAGGACTGGTATCGCCTTGCCGATGTCATTGAGAATGGCACGCCCAAAAAGGTGGAAAATGCCCGCAAGGAGCTGACGGACAGCGTAGTGGCGGCCGATCCCATGTTTGCCACCGAAGCGCTGGTGGAAGGGGAGTTCAGTCTTGCCGATTGCACGGTGGCTCCCCTGTTGTGGCGCCTGGATCGTCTGGGCATCAAGTTGCCGCCACGGGCGAAGAAGGTGCGCGCCTATTGTGACCGTCTGTTCGATCGAGCTTCCTTCAAGGCAAGTCTGACCTCCGTGGAGCGGGAACGCGGCTGA
- the petA gene encoding ubiquinol-cytochrome c reductase iron-sulfur subunit — protein MSNGVDNNRRHFLTVATSVVGGIGVAAVATPFIASLQPSAKARLAGAPVEVDVSRMDEGERITLSWRGRPIQVVRRSEDAVARLSDIRDRLRDPDSEASDQPDYARNEHRSIKPEYLVLVAVCTHLGCSPAFHPNPGDPAMGSDWPGGYFCACHGSRFDLAGRVYRNVPAPTNMEIPPHRFVDDNTLIVGEDTEVA, from the coding sequence ATGAGCAACGGCGTTGACAACAACAGACGTCACTTCCTCACCGTGGCGACCTCGGTCGTGGGTGGTATCGGTGTGGCAGCGGTCGCGACTCCCTTTATCGCGTCCCTCCAGCCCAGTGCCAAGGCCCGCCTGGCCGGTGCCCCGGTGGAAGTGGATGTGAGCAGAATGGACGAGGGTGAGCGCATCACCCTGAGCTGGCGTGGTCGTCCGATCCAGGTGGTCCGTCGCAGTGAGGACGCCGTGGCCCGGCTGTCCGACATCCGGGATCGCCTGCGTGATCCGGATTCCGAGGCATCCGACCAGCCGGATTACGCCCGCAACGAGCACCGTTCCATCAAGCCCGAGTATCTGGTGCTGGTGGCGGTCTGCACCCACCTGGGCTGCTCCCCGGCCTTCCATCCCAACCCGGGCGATCCGGCCATGGGTTCGGACTGGCCCGGCGGCTACTTCTGTGCCTGCCATGGGTCGCGTTTCGACCTGGCCGGTCGTGTGTACCGGAACGTGCCGGCGCCGACCAACATGGAAATTCCGCCGCATCGCTTTGTCGATGACAACACCCTTATCGTTGGTGAAGACACAGAGGTCGCCTGA